A genomic region of Rhipicephalus sanguineus isolate Rsan-2018 chromosome 1, BIME_Rsan_1.4, whole genome shotgun sequence contains the following coding sequences:
- the LOC125757544 gene encoding uncharacterized protein LOC125757544 codes for MNREFAEGREGSAPSPAVFGSVQDGRAVCGGAMRPDRIGKPHEEQLQGVHRARDADCKEVPASPIAIESRREPNHSGGPQQKRREDQRQQELPSFRETESERSVTGGGSGALGALQDPDRSDPEGMAVRCLQLELEKVRLQLECERVALRRAEIEQSSRSPSMSGTNDRRHTGIDGVAQCDKMLKAYRLPCDADVPMWFDEVEKLFSSFQVPEENRVHLIMPALSERVRYMLCSLSEEECVDYEIVKRAVLNELKLTPAEYLDRFQKVTKKREETWAQFASRARTYFAYYLQSRNADTKEAVAELMVADRMKASLGPEGLEYVLLREGEKWFKPVEVAKVLETFEQAKGKGRATKTVGVPTAPPLARQTGIEKANVRCYICRGQGHVARDCPQASSKEQQAKLTTVPKQRVHNVAIVGKLPPPEQERVLSARVEVFERSAGSGRSKLELIPITCGGITTEAVLDTGSEITVIREGILPQRVKDSSGAVRLQSAFRKTIQATLATLPIALNYPGGVGQPQKVDLVCAITDQLADGVNCLLSKEDWELLHAQEDNGSERESVTHVEDEEFGDVEYAPQALPTADRESVIPPEKLDHLRPDARKEIERVFQKHRCVFDGKPGMAQASPFYSDVKRRGAAPHLSAAATATRSVTAVTPSAPLVGAASAVPPLANEGQQTTTSAGPRATASAVRPEKPGNVPPELALSTSSEVGMDTSSSTAASQTPKERRCSLERIRKEKLRIMGPDTVS; via the exons ATGAACCGCGAGTTCGCGGAAGGCCGAGAGGGGTCTGCGCCGTCTCCCGCTGTGTTCGGGAGCGTTCAGGACGGACGAGCCGTCTGCGGTGGCGCCATGCGG CCCGacaggatcggcaagccacacgaAGAGCAACTGCAAGGTGTCCATCGAGCCAGAGACGCCGACTGCAAGGAGGTGCCAGCGAGTCCCATCGCCATCGAAAGTCGTCGGGAGCCGAACCACAGCGGAGGCCCCCAGCAGAAACGG AGAGAAGATCAGAGACAGCAGGAGCTACCGAGCTTCAGAGAGACTGAGTCTGAGCGGTCGGTCACCGGAGGTGGTAGTGGGGCGCTAGGCGCTCTACAAGATCCGGATAGGTCAGATCCAGAGGGAATGGCAGTACGATGCCTGCAGCTCGAGCTCGAAAAAGTACGCCTACAGCTTGAATGTGAACGCGTAGCCCTACGCAGAGCAGAGATTGAGCAATCGAGTAGGTCGCCTTCGATGTCGGGAACGAACGACCGCCGCCATACCGGCATTGACGGAGTAGCACAATGCGATAAGATGCTGAAGGCATACAGGTTGCCGTGCGACGCGGATGTCCCGATGTGGTTCGATGAGGTGGAAAAACTGTTTTCATCCTTCCAGGTACCGGAAGAGAACCGAGTACACTTGATAATGCCTGCGCTGTCTGAGCGAGTCCGCTATATGCTGTGTAGCTTGAGTGAAGAGGAGTGTGTGGATTATGAGATCGTGAAACGTGCGGTACTAAATGAACTTAAGCTCACCCCAGCTGAGTACTTAGACAGGTTTCAAAAGGTGACGAAGAAAAGAGAGGAAACATGGGCTCAGTTCGCTTCTCGGGCCAGAACGTACTTCGCGTATTACCTGCAATCTCGTAATGCGGATACTAAGGAAGCGGTTGCTGAGCTAATGGTCGCTGACCGAATGAAGGCGAGTTTGGGCCCGGAAGGTCTAGAGTATGTTCTTTTGCGGGAGGGCGAAAAGTGGTTCAAACCTGTAGAGGTTGCTAAAGTTCTCGAGACTTTTGAACAGGCGAAAGGAAAGGGTCGAGCAACTAAGACGGTTGGAGTGCCAACTGCTCCGCCGTTAGCCAGGCAGACCGGCATAGAAAAGGCCAATGTAAGGTGCTACATTTGTCGCGGTCAGGGTCACGTGGCTAGGGATTGTCCTCAGGCCTCAAGTAAGGAGCAGCAGGCGAAGTTGACCACTGTGCCTAAACAGAGAGTCCACAATGTCGCCATTGTTGGTAAGTTACCGCCACCCGAGCAGGAAAGGGTGCTGAGTGCGAGGGTGGAAGTATTCGAGCGAAGTGCTGGCTCGGGCCGGTCGAAACTGGAACTTATCCCGATCACGTGCGGTGGCATAACTACTGAAGCTGTGCTGGACACAGGCAGTGAAATAACGGTGATACGTGAAGGGATACTTCCGCAAAGGGTAAAGGATTCATCGGGCGCAGTAAGGCTCCAGTCGGCGTTTAGAAAAACCATCCAAGCAACTTTGGCTACATTGCCAATAGCTTTAAACTACCCGGGAGGGGTGGGACAACCACAGAAGGTTGATCTGGTGTGTGCTATTACTGACCAGCTCGCGGATGGAGTTAACTGTCTGCTGTCAAAAGAGGATTGGGAGTTACTGCATGCACAGGAAGACAATGGGAGTGAACGGGAAAGTGTTACGCATGTC GAGGACGAAGAGTTTGGTGACGTGGAGTACGCGCCACAGGCGCTGCCTACTGCAGATAGAGAGAGTGTGATACCCCCCGAAAAGCTGGATCACTTGCGTCCTGACGCGCGGAAGGAGATTGAGAGggtatttcagaaacatcgctgTGTTTTTGATGGAAAGCCTGGGATGGCTCAG GCCTCTCCTTTCTACAGCGATGTGAAGCGTCGGGGCGCAGCGCCACATCTTTCGGCGGCTGCAACGGCCACACGTAGTGTGACTGCAGTCACGCCATCCGCGCCCCTGGTTGGAGCAGCAAGTGCTGTTCCGCCCCTTGCCAATGAGGGCCAGCAGACTACCACGTCTGCCGGACCCAGGGCCACTGCTTCTGCAGTTAGGCCCGAAAAACCCGGAAATGTGCCTCCTGAGCTGGCGCTATCTACCTCCTCAGAAGTAGGGATGGATACCTCTAGCTCTACTGCGGCGTCTCAGACGCCCAAAGAACGTCGATGCTCACTCGAGCGCATTAGGAAAGAAAAACTCCGCATCATGGGGCCTGACACGGTGTCGTGA
- the LOC119383486 gene encoding protein starmaker-like: MAAYGVYDLVLLHQPVETIVCLCLSGKMTPDDQRRAINALEHLGASFGVPLAVQVKEALACSCAAATPGADDEGGDDACAGEGPENVNAAHSAAAVEISGNEADDFRGGEEETGECRTGEREVAEVGMAAHAMCADAVRRDDVVDQERAANGANSEVEKKKKRKKKRDHDGRRSDVEATENAGDEKCAEVDEVSVAYAYVDCHDGNEEAEESRDGEVAAVEEGKDEDNAGSDDGTGNWEGVANGDAVDKEDELAQHGGVSGETAPNTKREPKKNVEKDGGQEEEGQEKNEVGSKKDETANEDESADGKDKKNAEEANNDGDSSKARQADTEDADTDHKKEPDVNNSKRAGNHRQRQQGDKASDAEDKTGGQNELKKRRSPAFNDYHLEEWPPPQRDWSWRLQRKNTTQRVTQRNIYDNGTSNKQQHQRQEVYRNYSVPVSSVGVCCTGLSRSCSRG, from the exons ATGGCCGCCTACGGGGTCTATGACCTGGTCCTACTACATCAGCCGGTCGAGACCATCGtgtgcctctgcctttccgggaaaATGACCCCCGACGATCAGCGGCGTGCCATCAACGCCCTGGAGCACCTTGGTGCTTCCTTCGGCGTCCCGCTGGCCGTGCAGGTCAAGGAGGCTCTGGCATGCTCGTGCGCCGCGGCGACACCTGGCGCCGACGACGAAGGCGGCGACGACGCGTGCGCTGGCGAGGGCCCGGAGAACGTGAACGCCGCGCATTCCGCGGCGGCGGTCGAGATCTCCGGGAACGAAGCCGATGACTTCCGAGGCGGCGAGGAGGAGACCGGTGAGTGTCGCACCGGCGAGCGGGAGGTCGCCGAGGTCGGCATGGCGGCGCACGCCATGTGTGCAGACGCCGTGCGTCGAGACGACGTTGTGGACCAGGAAAGAGCAGCCAATGGCGCAAACAGTGAggttgagaagaagaagaaaaggaagaaaaagagagaccaCGATGGGCGGCGCAGTGATGTGGAGGCCACGGAGAACGCAGGCGACGAAAAATGCGCTGAAGTGGACGAGGTGAGCGTTGCTTATGCGTACGTTGACTGCCACGACGGCAACGAAGAGGCGGAGGAGTCCCGGGATGGCGAAGTGGCGGCCGTGGAGGAAGGGAAAGACGAGGACAACGCAGGAAGTGACGACGGCACTGGAAACTGGGAAGGAGTAGCCAATGGTGATGCAGTGGACAAAGAAGACGAACTCGCACAGCATGGAGGCGTCAGCGGCGAGACAGCCCCAAATACGAAACGCGAACCGAAGAAGAACGTTGAGAAGGATGGTGGTCAGGAAGAAGAGGGTCAAGAAAAGAACGAGGTAGGGAGTAAGAAGGACGAGA CCGCCAACGAGGATGAGTCAGCTGACGGCAAGGACAAGAAGAACGCGGAGGAGGCTAACAACGACGGGGATTCAAGCAAGGCTCGGCAAGCAGATACCGAGGATGCCGACACTGATCACAAAAAGGAACCAGACGTCAACAACAGTAAAAGAGCAGGCAACCACagacagcggcaacaaggcgacAAAGCGTCGGACGCTGAGGACAAGACGGGCGGGCAGAACGAGCTCAAGAAACGGAGGTCGCCAGCATTTAACGACTACCacctggaggagtggccgccaccccAACGTGACTGGTCCTGGCGGCTACAACGGAAAAACACGACACAGCGAGTGACACAGCGCAACATCTACGACAACGGCACCAGCAACAAGCAACAACATCAGCGCCAGGAGGTCTACCGTAACTACTCTGTGCCCGTTAGCTCGGTGGGTGTGTGCTGCACCGGGCTCTCGCGGTCCTGCTCTCGCGGATGA